In Streptomyces sp. HUAS ZL42, the DNA window CGACGGCCAGACCCTTGTCGGCGAGCTTCTGGCTCGCCTGCCCGAACGTCTCCCCGGCCAGGTTCGGCACCGCACGCCTCTCCCGGGTGTCGAACGCGGAGTCCTTCTCGCCCGTCGTGCCAACCGGCCTGCTGATGCCGCGGTCCGGCTCGTCCACGTCGACGAGCGCGATCCGGTCCAGCTGCCGTGCGGCGGGGCGCACCGCGACCACCGAAGCGCGCTCGTACCCCCGCCACTTCTTGTTCCCGTTGTCGAACTCGACAGAAATCCGGCTGGTGTCCCCCTCGAAGGGGAGCAGGGGATTTCCGCACGAGCACTTCACAGTCGGAATTCCCTGTTCATCCACGAGAACCGCGATTCCCGCCTGCAGCAGGGAGTCGAAAGGAACGGCCTTTTCCTTCTTGTAGTCGTGGTTCTTCACGAGAGTGTCGTGACGCAACAACACCGGAGTGAGCCGGTCCAGGAAACCCGGGATCTCGGCCGTGGTGATGTTGAAAACGCCGGCCCATGCCCGTGCCTTGCGCTCGTTCCCGGGATCCGTGAGGAATTCTTTCAGTCGCTGGACGTCACAGATCGTCGGCTGCTTCGTGCCGCCGTACAGCCCGGGCGTGTCGCCCTGCTGCAGGCTCCCGTGTACCGGCTGCGAGCGGACCTCGGCGTCCTGGCCCAGCTTCTGGCCCTCGTCGAAGAAGGGCGCGAGCGATGGAACGCCCGCGGCGACGGCCTTCACCGCGAGCAGGGGCGCGTCCCGGTCGCACCCACTCACGACCAGCACGAGAACCAGCAGTACGGCGATCCGGCGGACCAGCGAAATCCCGGCCCTGTGCAGAACAACGCGAATTGTCATCACCGCTCCCCCCGGCGGTTTCCCCCCTCGCTCTGCCGAGCGGAGGCAGAGCGTCGCGTTTCATGCTACTGAATGCGAAAGCCGTTGAAAGAAGTTCAGCGACCGCGTGCGTTCAATGAGGCCAAATAGGCGTTGTACGCCTCGAGTTCCTTGTCCCCGTCCCGGTCGGCGGCCCGGTCCTTGCGACGGGCCTGCCGCTGCTCCGAGCCGTACCACTGGAACAGCAGCGCTATCAGCACCAGCACCGACGGGATCTCACTGAACGCCCAGGCGATACCGCCGGCCGCGTTCTGGTCGGAGAGCGCTTCGATACCGAGGGAGGCCGGCGGGTTCTTGAACGTCTCGACCATGGGCGTGGACGCCATCATCAACGCGATGCCGAAGAAGGCGTGGAACGGCATGCCCGCGAACAGCTCCAGCATCCGCAACAGGTAGCCCGGCCGGTGCGGCCCCGGATCCACCCCGATGATCGGCCAGAAGAACACCACACCGACGGCGAGGAAGTGCACCATCATCGCGACGTGCCCGGCCTTCGAGCCCATCAGGAAGTCGAAGAGCGGAGTGAAGTACAGCGCGTAGAGGCTCGCGACGAACATGGGGATCGTGAACGCGGGGTGCGTGATGATCCTCATGTAGCGGCTGTGCAGCAGCATCAGCAGCAGCTCGCGCGGCCCCTTGCGGCCCCTGCCGGCGGTCGGCAGCGCGCGCAGCGCCAGGGTGATGGGGGCGCCGAGCAGGATCAGGATCGGCGACAGCATGCTGATGATCATGTGCTGCACCATGTGCACGCTGAACATCACCATGCCGTAGTCGTTCAGCTTGGTGCACATCACGACCCCGACGGACAGCACGCCGAAGACGTACGACACCGTCCGCCCGACCGGCCACGCGTCCCCGCGCCGCCGCAGCCGCACGACCCCCCACCCGTACAGCGCGAGCCCCAGCAGGCAGCCCACGAGGAAGAACGGGTCCGCCGACCACTGAAGACCCCGCCCCAGCGTGAACGGCGGCAGATCCATGATCATGCCGTGCCCGCTGTGATCCATCCAACGGCTCCTGATTCGTGGGGGTTGTGAGCTGTCTGTCCGGACCAGATTAGAACTGCCCCCGGCGACATTGGTCACCGGGGGCAGTGCAGCTCACCAGAGGCGCGGGGCTGTGTTCGACATGCGGCTCCGCCGTGTGGGCGCGACCAGCCCACAACCCCCCGCACCCGCCGGACGGCTAAAGCACGCACTCCGCTTCCGCGTACCGCTCCTCAGGAACCGTCTTCAACGTCTCCACGGCCTCCGCGAGCGGCACCATCACGATGTCCGTCCCCCGAAGAGCCGTCATCCTCCCGAACTCACCCCGATGCACGGCCTCCACCGCATGCCACCCGAACCGAGTGGCGAGCACGCGGTCGTACGCCGTGGGCGTCCCGCCGCGCTGCACATGCCCCAGGATCACCGGCCGCGCCTCCTTGCCGAGCCGCTGCTCCAGCTCGATCGACAGCTGGCGCGCGATCCCGGCGAACCGCTCATGCCCGTAGACGTCCTTGCCGCCCTCGTCGAACTCCATGGACCCGGGCCGCGGCTTGGCGCCCTCCGCCGCCACGACGATGGCGAACCGCTTGCCCGCCTCGAACCGCTCGCCGACCCGCTTGGCCAACTCCTCGATGTCGAAGGGGCGTTCCGGGACGACGATGGCGTGGGCGCCGGCCGCCATGCCGGAGTGCAGTGCGATCCAGCCGGTGTGGCGCCCCATGACCTCGACCACCAGGACACGCTGGTGGGACTCGGCGGTGGTCTTGAGCCGGTCGAGCGCCTCGGTCGCGACGCCCACGGCCGTGTCGAAGCCGAAGGTGACGTCCGTGACCGCGATGTCGTTGTCGATGGTCTTCGGCACGCCCACCACGGGCAGGCCGTTGTCCGACATCAGCCGGGCCGCCTTCAGCGTGCCCTCGCCGCCGATCGGGATGATCGCGTCGAGGCCGAGCTCCTCGACGTGGCCCTTCGCCCGTTCCACGCCGTCCCGCAGATGGGAGGGCTGGACACGGGAGGAGCCGAGGATTGTGCCGCCGCGAGCCAGGATGCCGCTCACCGCGTCAAGGTCGAGCTTGAGGTAGTCGCACTCCAGGAGGCCCTTCCAGCCGTCCCGGAAGCCGATGACCTCGTCGCCGTGGTCGACGACGGCACGGTGCACGACGGACCGGATGACGGCGTTCAGGCCGGGGCAGTCGCCGCCGGACGTGAGGACACCAATGCGCATAGCCCGAAAAACCTTCTCAACGTGGGCCTGGACCGGACCACGCTGTCCGGCTCGATCCCCGCCACCCTAGCGGCAGGAGGGGGCGGGGCCGAACCGTGCGTCCGCCTGCTGGACGGCCCCGCTCACCTGTGCGGACTCAGTGTCAGACGGGCTGGTCGAGCCTTGCTGGAGGGCAGGTGCGGACCCAGCTCAGGCAGGCTGCTGCGCGGCCGCGATGCGCTCGCCCCGCAGCGCCTCGTACCAGCGGTCGTCGATCGGCGGCAGGGCGTTCACGTCGAGCGCGAGCTTCAGCAGCAGGTCGGCGATCTGCGGGTTGCGCGCCAGCACGGGGCCGTGCATGTACGTACCGAAGACGGTGTCGTTGTACGCGCCCTCCGTGCCGTCTCCCGTGCCGTTGCCCTTGCCGATCCGCACCTGGGCGAAGGGGCGGGCCGTGGGGCCGAGGTGGGTGATGCCCTGGTGGTTCTCGAAGCCGGTCAGCTGGGGCAGGCCGAGGCGCGGGTCGATGTCCGCGAGGACGTCGCCGACGCACCGCTCGCCCGTGCCGCGCACGGTGGTCACGTCCAGCAGGCCGAGGCCCGGCTCGCGCTGTCCGAGGTCGTTGACGAACTCGTGGCCGAGGATCTGGTAGCCGG includes these proteins:
- a CDS encoding DUF6777 domain-containing protein, with translation MTIRVVLHRAGISLVRRIAVLLVLVLVVSGCDRDAPLLAVKAVAAGVPSLAPFFDEGQKLGQDAEVRSQPVHGSLQQGDTPGLYGGTKQPTICDVQRLKEFLTDPGNERKARAWAGVFNITTAEIPGFLDRLTPVLLRHDTLVKNHDYKKEKAVPFDSLLQAGIAVLVDEQGIPTVKCSCGNPLLPFEGDTSRISVEFDNGNKKWRGYERASVVAVRPAARQLDRIALVDVDEPDRGISRPVGTTGEKDSAFDTRERRAVPNLAGETFGQASQKLADKGLAVGYDAKRPPPHDARVTASDPPAGTELRFGEYVTLSVADGTSGGATPPTTTPAATPPASGSSGPTRSPSTPPPSASGSPSSKPSSGPPASSSRPASTPPAGSAPPPSSPAPPTPSSPPQSSGAPPASAPATSEPPATTSAPATSEPASTAPATSAPATGEPATTAPAQTTQSAQPTQPTATT
- a CDS encoding cytochrome c oxidase assembly protein; translation: MDHSGHGMIMDLPPFTLGRGLQWSADPFFLVGCLLGLALYGWGVVRLRRRGDAWPVGRTVSYVFGVLSVGVVMCTKLNDYGMVMFSVHMVQHMIISMLSPILILLGAPITLALRALPTAGRGRKGPRELLLMLLHSRYMRIITHPAFTIPMFVASLYALYFTPLFDFLMGSKAGHVAMMVHFLAVGVVFFWPIIGVDPGPHRPGYLLRMLELFAGMPFHAFFGIALMMASTPMVETFKNPPASLGIEALSDQNAAGGIAWAFSEIPSVLVLIALLFQWYGSEQRQARRKDRAADRDGDKELEAYNAYLASLNARGR
- a CDS encoding type 1 glutamine amidotransferase → MSDNNLRVVWVYPDLLSTYGDQGNVLVVERRARQRGLDVARLDVRSDQPIPTSGDIYLIGGGEDRPQRLAAERLRRDGHLYQAVQNGAIVFSVCAGYQILGHEFVNDLGQREPGLGLLDVTTVRGTGERCVGDVLADIDPRLGLPQLTGFENHQGITHLGPTARPFAQVRIGKGNGTGDGTEGAYNDTVFGTYMHGPVLARNPQIADLLLKLALDVNALPPIDDRWYEALRGERIAAAQQPA
- a CDS encoding 6-phosphofructokinase → MRIGVLTSGGDCPGLNAVIRSVVHRAVVDHGDEVIGFRDGWKGLLECDYLKLDLDAVSGILARGGTILGSSRVQPSHLRDGVERAKGHVEELGLDAIIPIGGEGTLKAARLMSDNGLPVVGVPKTIDNDIAVTDVTFGFDTAVGVATEALDRLKTTAESHQRVLVVEVMGRHTGWIALHSGMAAGAHAIVVPERPFDIEELAKRVGERFEAGKRFAIVVAAEGAKPRPGSMEFDEGGKDVYGHERFAGIARQLSIELEQRLGKEARPVILGHVQRGGTPTAYDRVLATRFGWHAVEAVHRGEFGRMTALRGTDIVMVPLAEAVETLKTVPEERYAEAECVL